The genomic window GGATGGGAAGAGGCCGGTCTTGGCGACTTGGGCGATCGTCACCATCTTGGTGTAGCCTTGCTGCGCCGCTTGGTTCCAGAACGTCACGAAATCCGGCGGGAGCGGGAAGGTGTTGAAAATCTGGCAGTTTTCCGCCTTGAACCGTGCGATCTGCGCGGAATAATCGCTCGTGCCGTCTTCATAGCCGCCGGGATCGACGACCGTGAAGCCGTCTTTCTCGAGGAGCGGGATCAAGTGTTCGCGGATGGCGTTGCCGTCGGCGTCGTTCGGATACAGCGCGGCGATCTTTTTGTTGGTGGGAAGCTCGTGAAATTGCGAGACGTAGCACACGTGAAAGCTTTCGACGCCGAAACTGAAGTGGTAGGTCCATTTGAACGGTGAGGGCTGGCCGGGCTTCGCACCGCGGCCGAAATACCACGATTCCCACGGCACGACCGTCGAAAGACACGGGACGCCCGCCGCTTCGGACGCGTCCGAAACGGGATTGACGTTTTCCGGCGTGGAGGTCGCGAGCATCATGTCGACCCCCTCCTTGCTGATCAGCTCGTTGGCGAGCTGCGCCGCGCGGGTAGGATCGGACTGCGAATCGCGAGCGAGGATTTGGACGGCATAGCGCTTGCCGCCGGCCTCCAGGCCGCCGGCAAGCGCCTTACGCGCGAGACCGACGACGTACGGGTCGCACTCGCCGAACCCGCCGAGCGGCCCGCTGCGCGGGCTCACGAAGCCGACCTTGATCACTTCAGCCGCGTCGGCACCGACCCAAATCGACGAAGTCGCGGCTGCGAGCGCCGCTCCGCCGGTTCCGAGAATGAATGAACGCCGGGAAGAATCCGATGACATAGACACCTCCTAGATCGTGTTGCTCAAGTGCATAATTACGCGGCGACGAACCGCCCGAGTTGCTGTTCGAGGCGCGCGAGCGTTTCATACGCGGGCAGCGTATCGACCAGACTTGATTGAGGCTCTCGACGCTCGGCGATCGCCGCGAAAAACTCGCGATCTTCGAGTTCGATTCCGTTGTTGGAAACGGCGAAGCCCGACAAGTCGACATTCTCGTTCTTGCCGGTGCTCAGATCGTCGTAGTACGCAAGGTACGTACCGGTATCGCCGATGTACCGGAAAAACGATCCGAATGGCCCGTCATTGTTGAAGGAAAGGGAAAGCGTCAGAATCGCGCCCGACGGGGCTTTGAGCTGGATGCTCATGTCCATGGCGATGCCGAGCGCCGGATGAACCGGCCCCTGGATCGCTTGGGCGATCTCCGCGGTCCCGCCGGTCTGCCACTGAAACAGATCGACGGTGTGGCACGCGTGATGCCAGAGCAGATGATCGGTCCAGCTCCGTGGTTGTCCGAGCGCATTGGTATTCGTTCGACGGAAAAAGTACGTCTGGACGTCCATTTGCTGCACGTTGAATTCGCCGCGTTCGATACGCTCGTGGAGGAACCGGTGGCTCGGGTTGAAACGGCGTACGTGGCCGGCCATCGCAACGACACCGGTCTCGCGCTGCACCTCGACGAGCGCGCGCGCGTCTTCGACGGAGTCGGCGACCGGGATCTCGACCAGCACGTGTTTGCCGGCACGCATCGATTGCTCGGCTTGGCGGCGGTGGATCTGCGTGGGCGAGGCGATGATCACGGCGTCGAGGCCGGGCCGCGCGAGCGTCTCGCCGAGATCGGTCGTCCAATGCGGTATCCGGAACCGTTCGGCGACCGCTTGCGTCGATTCGGGACGGCCGCCGGTGAGGGAGATGACGTTCACGCCGTCGATGTTCGCGATGGCTTCGAGATGCTTGACGCCGAATGCGCCTTGCCCGGCGAGCGCGACGTTGATCAACGCTGGTTCCTCACGTTTTCCAAGATGAGATGCCCGACCGCCGTATTCGAGGCCGGAACGTGGTAGAAGCGATGGATCTCCTCGACGCGGTCGTCGAGCGCGCCGCGCATGATCAGCCACATCACCAGCTCGATCGCTTCGGAGCCGGCTTCCCGAACGTACTCGATGTGCGGCCGTTGCGCGACGCGCGCCGGATCGGCGATGAGTTCGTCGAGAAATGCGTTGTCGAATTCTGCATTGATGAGGCCGGCACGCGGCCCTTGAAGCTGGTGCGACATACCGCCGGTCCCAAAGACGACCACGCGTAGATCTTCGGGGTATGATTCGACGGCCTTGCGAATCGCTTTGCCTAGGTTGTAGCAGCGATTTCCCGTCGGCGGCGGATATTGCACGACGTTGACCGCGAGCGGGATCACGGGTACGGGCCACGCGTCGGGCCGGCCGAACATCAGTGAGAGCGGCACCGTGAGACCGTGATCGACGGCCATGTTGTTGATGATCGTCATGTCGAATTCGTCGAGGATCGTCGACTGGGCGATGTGCCATGCCAGTTCGGGGTGGCCCTTCACCGGCGGAACCTTGCGGGGGCCCCAGCCTTCGTCGGCGATCGGAAATTCCGCCGCGCACCCGATCGCAAACGTCGGGATGAAATCGAGCGAAAACGCGGAGGCGTGATCGTTATAAACCTCGATGATGACGTCGGGAGCCAGATCCGCGATCCACTTCTTGGAGAACTCGTAGCCCGCAAAGAGCGGCTGCCAGTACGGCTCGGATGTGCGTCCGTTGTCGATCGCGGCCCCGATGGCCGGTACGTGCGAGGTCGCGACGCCGGCGATGATTCTAGCCACCGTGCGCCTCCGATTTGCTGCGGTTGCCTTCGATGCGGCGGCCGCCCGAGCGCATCATCTCCGCGTACTCTTCTTGCGTCGTACCGGTCATCAAGGCTGCGAGCGCCTGATACGAGAGACCGTCGGTCGCCCCGAGCTTCGCCGTGTAATAAATGTTGCCGCCGAGCTCGAGCATGCGATTCCAGTCGCGTGCGAGGACCGCGTCGCGCTGCTCCGCCGTCATCGGCCAGCGCTCGAGGTAGGCTCGCTCGTCGGCCTTGAAGGCTGCGCGGTTTTCTTCTTTCATCAACGACATGCAGAACATGTTGAGGTGATACCCGAGCCGGGAGTGCTCGGCGTCGAACAGCGTCGTTCCGGGGATGTCGTCGAACGGATTCTCGCGCGCTGCCGCCATCAGCTGCGCTCCGGCCAATAGAGGCGCATCGGATTGCGGACCAGCAGCTGCTCCTGCAGCGCCGGCGTCGTCGCCATTCGCGCAATGAAGTCGACGAGCTTCCCGTCATCGGGCATGTGCGTGGTCATGTTGGGATGCGGCCAATCCGTTCCCCAGAGCACGCGCTCGGGATAGCGCTCAACCAGCGCGCGTCCGAACGGCACCACGTCGTCATACGGAGGCCCGGTCTTCGAAAGCCGCTCCGCACCGCTGACCTTCACCCACAGATTCGGATGTTCGTCCATCAGCGCGATGAACCGCTTCCACTGCGGATGTTCGAGGCCAAGGTCCACGTCGGGCCGTCCCATGTGGTCGATCACGACCGCCGCCGGCAGGGAGGTGATGAACGGCGTGAGCTCTTCCAGCTCCGGGGCTTCGAAATAGATGACGATGTGCCAGCCGAGCGGGATGATTTTTTTTGCGATCTCGACGTACTGCTCGCGCGGCGTAGCGTCCACCAGCCGCTTCAAGAAGTTGAAACGCACGCCGCGAACGCCGGCCGCATGCATCTCCGCGAGCTCCGCGACGCTCACGCCGGGCTCCACGACCGCAATACCGCGCGCCGTACCGGCCGACGCGAGCAACGCATCGACCATGGCACGATTATCGCAGCCGTGGCAACTGGCCTGGACGATCACGTTGCGCGTGAACCCGAGCAGGCTGCGCAGTTCGAAGAGTGCTTCCTTCGGTGCGTCGCCGGGCGTGTATTTGCGCTGCGGCGCGTACGGGAACTTCTCGCCCGGCCCGAAAACGTGGCAATGCGCGTCGACCGCTCCCGCCGGCACGACGAATGCCGGGCGCGTGGGATTGGGATGATAGCGATTCAGATCGATCATGCGACGGCAGAACCCAGCCGGCTCTTCAGCCGCGGATAGACGCGCAACGCATTCTTTTCATAGACCTTGACACGCGTCGAATCGTCGAGGCCGAGCGCCTCGACGTACCGTTTCGTATCGTCGTAGTTGAAGCCGGTGCGCGGATCGACGCCGCGCACGGCGCCGACCATCTCGGAACCGAACAGGATGTTTTCCGCGGGGATCACCTCGAAGAGCAGTTCGATGCCCGGCAAATGGTAGACGCACGTATCGAAGAAGACGTTGTTCAACACCGACTGTTCGAGCGGCGGGCGCTTCATGTCTTGTGCGAGCCCGCGGTAGCGGCCCCAGTGATACGGAACTGCGCCGCCGCCGTGCGGAATGATGAATCGCAGCGTCGGGAAATCGGCGAACAGATCGGCGGTGATGAATTGCATGAACGCGGTCGTGTCGGCGTTGATATAGTGCGCGCCGGTGGCGTGAAAGTTTGGATTGCACGACGAGCTCACGTGCACCATCGCGGGAACGTCGAGCTCGACCATCTTCTCGTAGAGCGGATACCAAAATGTGTCCGTCAGCGGCGGCGAGGTCCAATGTCCGCCGGAGGGATCGGGATTGAGGTTGATGCCCACGAAGCCGAGCTCGTTCACGCAGCGCTCGAGTTCGCGAACGCTGCCGGCGAGGCCGGCGCCGGGCGACTGCGGCAGCTGCCCGACACCGGCGAAGTTGCGTGGATACAGCTCGCACACGCGCGCGATCAAATCGTTGCAGGCGCGCGCCCAGGCCATGCTCGTGGCTTCCGTTCCGATATGATGCGCCATCGCCGAAGCGCGCGGCGAGAAGATCGTCACGTCGGTCCCGCGCTCGCGAGAAAATTTTAGTTGCGCGTTCTCGAGACTGGCACGGATCTCGTCGTCGCTGACGTTCGGTTTCAGGGGCGAAGGCAGCGAGGGGTCCGCGAGTCCCGCAATCTGCGCCGCTCGGAACGTCTGTAAACCGTCCGGCGCCGTCGTGTAGTGGCCGTGGCAATCGATGATCATGGGGACCCGTTCGTCCAAACGTCGCCGGGAATGAAGAGATCGCCGGACATCAGCGCGCGGGCGGTGCGCAGCAGCGCCGAGCGCCGCACGTGCGGGCCGGACGGGCCGGATTCGATCTGCATGGAGACGGTGAAAAAGCCGGTCGGGTGCTCGATCTCGAAACTGCGCTCGCCGCCCTCGCCGGGCGGTGCGATCTCTGAAGCGACCGATCCCGGGATCGCGCACGCGGTCGCAACGCTGACCGCGCCGAATACGCCGATCGCCTTGTGCACTTTGTGCGGAATGAACATCCGGGTCGAAATGTCGCCGCCGTTTTGCGCCGGCGCGGCCAGGCACATCTTGGGTACGGTCTTCTTGGACACGTCGCCCAAGTTCATGCGCTTGCCGGCCTCCAGGCGCAGCGCTTCGACCCGGGCGCGCAGCGAGCTATCCGCTTCCATCTGTTCGGGCGTTTCGCGGCCCGTCTGTCCGAAATCGGATGCACGCATCACGACGACCGGCATGCCGTTATCGATCAGCGTTACGTCGGTATCCGCGATCACGTCGCGCGCGTTTCCCGACGGCAGCAGCGCGCCGCAGCTGCCGCCGGCGACGTCGAGGAAATCGATGTCCACCGGCGCCGCGGTTCCGGGAACGCCGTCGATGCGCGCATCGCCGTCGTAGCGCACGCGGCCATCGGGCGTCTGGACGTGCGCGACCGCGATCGAGGCGGTGTTGACCATGTGGATGCGCACGCTCGTTCGCGGCGCACTTGCGGGGACGAGTCCGCGCTCGATCGCGAACGGCCCGACGCCCGCCAGCATGTTTCCGCAATTTTGCGATGCGTCCACGCGCGCTTCGCCGACGACGACTTGCAAGAAGAGGTAGTCGACGTCCGCGTCGGGGCGGCTCGAGGGACCGACGATCGCCACCTTGCTCGTCAGCGTATCCGCCCCGCCCACGCCGTCGATCTGACGCACGTCGGGTGAACCCATCGCCGCTAGCAGTACCGCATCGCGCACGGCCGTATCTTCCGGCAAATCGCTCGCCAGAAAAAACGGGCCCTTCGACGTCCCGCCGCGCATCAGAGTGCACGCAATGGCGCGCTGCTTCACGCGCGTGAACCCTCGACCAGCTTGCGAAGATCGTTGATGTCGTAGGAGTGTTCACCGCGCGCGTACCGTTCGCGATTGCGGCTCTCCGTTTGCGTGCGCGCGCGCGCCGCAACGACGACCTCTTCCGCGCGCTCCTTGCGGATGGCGCAGGCGCCATCGGCATCGAGCACCACCAGATCGCCCGGCGAAATCATCGTGCCGCCGACCTCGACCGGCACGTCGAGCTCTCCGGGCACGGCCTTCTTTGCTCCTCGCACGCGAATCCAGCGCGCCCACACCGGGACCGCCATCGAGGAAAGATCTTGGGCATCGCGCACTGCTGCGTCTACCAAAACGCCTGCTGCGCCGGCCGCGATCATTTGTGTCAACAGCAGGTCCCCGACGAGGGCGACCGCGCGCGGTTCCGGCATGGTCAGCACGACGATATCGCCGCGCCGGATGCGCTCGATCGACGCGTGCACCATCAGATTATCGTCCTGCGCGCAGCGCACCGTACGCGCCGGGCCCGCCGCGCGACTATGCGGAACCAGTTGGTGCAGCGCAATATCGATCAGGCCTTCTTTCCCCGAGGCTTCGTAAATCGTCGCAACACCGAGATGCGCGCACTCGTCATAGTCGATCATCGCTCGTACTCACCGGAGGAGGGGAATAAGCACGTTGCCAATATTGTTGACAATTATGGCGCCCACTTTTCGCGTACCTTCCGACGATCCTGCTCGCAGTCGAGCTTCGGATATCGCCGAACACATTCGGCGCGCGATCGTGTCGGGTGAGTTCGCGCCGAATGAGCGCTTGGTCGAGCAAGAACTTGCTAAGGATCTCAACACCAATCGCGCCGTCATCCGCGCTGCGTTCGCGCATCTCGAACACCAGCGGTGGCTCGTTCGCGAGCCCAATCGAGGCGTGCGCGTACGAACGTACACGGCGCAGGAAGCCGCGGAGATCCTCGAAGCGCGTGCGGCCCTCGAAGGTCTGGTCGCGCGCTACGCGGCACGACGCATCGATGGTGAGGGCGAGCGCACGTTACGCGGAATCATCGCAGAGATGAAGGCTTGCCACGATTCCGGCGATCCGCTCGCGTATTCGCAGCTCAACGCGAAGCTCCATCGCACGATTCTGGAAATTGCAAACCACGAAACCGCGGCTATGCTGCTCTCGTCGCTGCAATCGCAGGCCGTACGCTATCAATTTCGCACGGTGCTGCAACCGGGGCGGATCACGCAATCACTGCGCGAACACGAGGCGATCGTTCAGGCGGTCCTCGCACACGACGAAGACGATGCGGAACGCGCGATGCGCGTGCACATCGGATCGGTCGTCCGTACCGTTCTTGCGATCGCGGGCAGCGGTTCGAACGCCCTGAAGGCGATGTAGGGCGCCGCATGGCAGACACCGGCCCGGTGCTCACCGCTACCGCTGCGACCAAACGCTTTGCAAACTTCACCGCCGTGGACCACGTCGATTTTGCCGTTTCCCGCAACGAGGCCGTCGGCATCGTCGGGCCGAACGGCGCGGGCAAAACGACGCTGCTCAATCTGCTCGCGGGAACCTATCCGCTCTCCGAAGGGAGCGTCTTCGTCGACGGTGCCGACGTTTCGCGCACCGACGCGGCAACGCGATGCCGCATGGGCATCGGACGCTCGCATCAGGTGCCGCGGCCGTTCGTCGACATGACGATCTTCGAGAACGTCTTTGTGGCGGCGTCGTTCGGCGGCCGCCGCACGCGCGCCGAAGCCTACCGCGCCAGCATCGAATCGCTCGACCTCTGCGGTATGCTCGAGAACGCCAATCGTACCGCCGCGACGCTCGGTCTTCTCGATCGCAAACGCTTGGAACTCGCCCGGGCGATCGCAACGAATCCGAAGGTCTTGCTCCTGGATGAAATCGGGGCGGGGCTGACCGATGCGGAAGCGAGCGACCTCGTCGCGATCATTCACCAGTTGCGAGCGACGGGAATCGCCATCGTGTGGATCGAGCACATCCTGCACGTTTTACTGCGGGTCATCGATCGACTCGTGTGCATGGACTCGGGCGTCGTGATCGCGCAGGGTGAACCGAAAGAAGCGCTTGCGCACCCGGCTGTCATCGAAGCGTATCTGGGAAGCGGCGTTGCATGAACGTGCTCAGCGTCGAAGCGCTCGACTCGAACCACGGCCTGCTCAAGGCCGTTCGCGGCGTGTCGTTCACCGTCGCGGAGGGCGAGATTCTCGCGCTGGTGGGCGCTAACGGCGCCGGCAAGACGACGCTGCTGCGCACGATCGCCGGCGCGCACAAGCCGTCGTCCGGAAAGATCGTATTCGAGGGCATCGACGTCACCAACGTTCCCGCCGGCAAACGCACGCGCGCCGGCATCGCGCTGGTTCCCGAAGGCCGGCGTATCTTCGGAGAAATGACGGTCGAG from Candidatus Baltobacteraceae bacterium includes these protein-coding regions:
- a CDS encoding ABC transporter substrate-binding protein, yielding MSSDSSRRSFILGTGGAALAAATSSIWVGADAAEVIKVGFVSPRSGPLGGFGECDPYVVGLARKALAGGLEAGGKRYAVQILARDSQSDPTRAAQLANELISKEGVDMMLATSTPENVNPVSDASEAAGVPCLSTVVPWESWYFGRGAKPGQPSPFKWTYHFSFGVESFHVCYVSQFHELPTNKKIAALYPNDADGNAIREHLIPLLEKDGFTVVDPGGYEDGTSDYSAQIARFKAENCQIFNTFPLPPDFVTFWNQAAQQGYTKMVTIAQVAKTGLFPSDVEALGSLGNRIATADYWHPDFPYKSPLTGQSSRALSDDYTKSTGKQWTQQLGASLALFDAGIAALKSSGAPKTKAAVAKALSRLNTVTVDGRVDFTHGPVPNVAVMPILGTQWLKNKPGSRFPFENVLTENAGDRNVPVHHKLLPYS
- a CDS encoding Gfo/Idh/MocA family oxidoreductase, with product MINVALAGQGAFGVKHLEAIANIDGVNVISLTGGRPESTQAVAERFRIPHWTTDLGETLARPGLDAVIIASPTQIHRRQAEQSMRAGKHVLVEIPVADSVEDARALVEVQRETGVVAMAGHVRRFNPSHRFLHERIERGEFNVQQMDVQTYFFRRTNTNALGQPRSWTDHLLWHHACHTVDLFQWQTGGTAEIAQAIQGPVHPALGIAMDMSIQLKAPSGAILTLSLSFNNDGPFGSFFRYIGDTGTYLAYYDDLSTGKNENVDLSGFAVSNNGIELEDREFFAAIAERREPQSSLVDTLPAYETLARLEQQLGRFVAA
- a CDS encoding class III extradiol dioxygenase subunit beta; translated protein: MARIIAGVATSHVPAIGAAIDNGRTSEPYWQPLFAGYEFSKKWIADLAPDVIIEVYNDHASAFSLDFIPTFAIGCAAEFPIADEGWGPRKVPPVKGHPELAWHIAQSTILDEFDMTIINNMAVDHGLTVPLSLMFGRPDAWPVPVIPLAVNVVQYPPPTGNRCYNLGKAIRKAVESYPEDLRVVVFGTGGMSHQLQGPRAGLINAEFDNAFLDELIADPARVAQRPHIEYVREAGSEAIELVMWLIMRGALDDRVEEIHRFYHVPASNTAVGHLILENVRNQR
- the ligA gene encoding protocatechuate 4,5-dioxygenase subunit alpha: MAAARENPFDDIPGTTLFDAEHSRLGYHLNMFCMSLMKEENRAAFKADERAYLERWPMTAEQRDAVLARDWNRMLELGGNIYYTAKLGATDGLSYQALAALMTGTTQEEYAEMMRSGGRRIEGNRSKSEAHGG
- a CDS encoding amidohydrolase family protein; this translates as MIDLNRYHPNPTRPAFVVPAGAVDAHCHVFGPGEKFPYAPQRKYTPGDAPKEALFELRSLLGFTRNVIVQASCHGCDNRAMVDALLASAGTARGIAVVEPGVSVAELAEMHAAGVRGVRFNFLKRLVDATPREQYVEIAKKIIPLGWHIVIYFEAPELEELTPFITSLPAAVVIDHMGRPDVDLGLEHPQWKRFIALMDEHPNLWVKVSGAERLSKTGPPYDDVVPFGRALVERYPERVLWGTDWPHPNMTTHMPDDGKLVDFIARMATTPALQEQLLVRNPMRLYWPERS
- a CDS encoding amidohydrolase family protein, whose translation is MIIDCHGHYTTAPDGLQTFRAAQIAGLADPSLPSPLKPNVSDDEIRASLENAQLKFSRERGTDVTIFSPRASAMAHHIGTEATSMAWARACNDLIARVCELYPRNFAGVGQLPQSPGAGLAGSVRELERCVNELGFVGINLNPDPSGGHWTSPPLTDTFWYPLYEKMVELDVPAMVHVSSSCNPNFHATGAHYINADTTAFMQFITADLFADFPTLRFIIPHGGGAVPYHWGRYRGLAQDMKRPPLEQSVLNNVFFDTCVYHLPGIELLFEVIPAENILFGSEMVGAVRGVDPRTGFNYDDTKRYVEALGLDDSTRVKVYEKNALRVYPRLKSRLGSAVA
- a CDS encoding 4-oxalomesaconate tautomerase is translated as MKQRAIACTLMRGGTSKGPFFLASDLPEDTAVRDAVLLAAMGSPDVRQIDGVGGADTLTSKVAIVGPSSRPDADVDYLFLQVVVGEARVDASQNCGNMLAGVGPFAIERGLVPASAPRTSVRIHMVNTASIAVAHVQTPDGRVRYDGDARIDGVPGTAAPVDIDFLDVAGGSCGALLPSGNARDVIADTDVTLIDNGMPVVVMRASDFGQTGRETPEQMEADSSLRARVEALRLEAGKRMNLGDVSKKTVPKMCLAAPAQNGGDISTRMFIPHKVHKAIGVFGAVSVATACAIPGSVASEIAPPGEGGERSFEIEHPTGFFTVSMQIESGPSGPHVRRSALLRTARALMSGDLFIPGDVWTNGSP
- a CDS encoding 4-carboxy-4-hydroxy-2-oxoadipate aldolase/oxaloacetate decarboxylase → MIDYDECAHLGVATIYEASGKEGLIDIALHQLVPHSRAAGPARTVRCAQDDNLMVHASIERIRRGDIVVLTMPEPRAVALVGDLLLTQMIAAGAAGVLVDAAVRDAQDLSSMAVPVWARWIRVRGAKKAVPGELDVPVEVGGTMISPGDLVVLDADGACAIRKERAEEVVVAARARTQTESRNRERYARGEHSYDINDLRKLVEGSRA
- a CDS encoding GntR family transcriptional regulator encodes the protein MAPTFRVPSDDPARSRASDIAEHIRRAIVSGEFAPNERLVEQELAKDLNTNRAVIRAAFAHLEHQRWLVREPNRGVRVRTYTAQEAAEILEARAALEGLVARYAARRIDGEGERTLRGIIAEMKACHDSGDPLAYSQLNAKLHRTILEIANHETAAMLLSSLQSQAVRYQFRTVLQPGRITQSLREHEAIVQAVLAHDEDDAERAMRVHIGSVVRTVLAIAGSGSNALKAM
- a CDS encoding ABC transporter ATP-binding protein, encoding MADTGPVLTATAATKRFANFTAVDHVDFAVSRNEAVGIVGPNGAGKTTLLNLLAGTYPLSEGSVFVDGADVSRTDAATRCRMGIGRSHQVPRPFVDMTIFENVFVAASFGGRRTRAEAYRASIESLDLCGMLENANRTAATLGLLDRKRLELARAIATNPKVLLLDEIGAGLTDAEASDLVAIIHQLRATGIAIVWIEHILHVLLRVIDRLVCMDSGVVIAQGEPKEALAHPAVIEAYLGSGVA